The stretch of DNA AGATCGACCGGGTTCCACGGCGTCGCCGGCTCTTTGGACACCGACACCTCTTTTGGTAGCAGCCGGTGGCTCTTGGCTGGCGACGAGCTCAGCGACGTCATCTGCGTCATCGACAGCTTTTTGGACCTGTACTTGGAGTGTGGGGAGCCCGATAGTTGCAACTTCTCATTGTCGAGGTCGACGCTCGTGCCGGTAAACGAAAACGTGTGCCGGGCCAGCGAGTCCGACGCACGCTTGATGTCGATTGCCCGTGTCACGTGACTCGAgctttcgtcgtcgtcgtccacgatggcgttctcgttctcgttggtGTTCGCAGTGAACCCAAACTGCTCGTCCCTGTTTATTCCCCCATCATACGACTCCACAGACGTGCTCAGATGGTCGCTGTTGTTCAAGCTCGACCGGCTTTCTGTCCGTACAGCCCCGTCGCGCTCCTCCAGATGAAACTCCTGAAGCCCCTGAACCACCTTCTCGTTTTCTTCCCATAGAATACTGCCCTCAATCGTCTTCCACACCTGGCAGTCGCGGAACCTGCCTGCCGCAGCCGCTACCGACGCGTTGTAGTCGCAAACTTGCAGCAAATCCATACTGTCCGGGACTTGCACGAGATAGTTGGAGCTCAGAAACCTGAAAACGTCGGTGTCGTTGTCGGGAATAGGAATGTCAGCATGCAGAGCGTACGGAGATCGCATTGCCCGTTGAAACTGCGAAGGCTGTCGTGGCAAAGCCGGACGCGCCTTGGCCACGAGATTGGGCGAAGTCGGGTGGTACAGGTCGCCAGGTGTTAGTTCCTCCGTCTCCTCAAACTGGTTGCGGTCCTGGCTCACAAACGTCAGCCGTGCTCCCGCCTGGCTGTCCCAGGCAGCGGCCATCGTCGGCAGCGTGTCGACGAGCCGTGGCTCCGCGCTCACGTCGTGCTGCACCAGCGTCTTATCCTTGGACGCGCTCACCAAGTACTTGGGCGTTTTCCACACCAGCCCGGTCACCTGGTTGGTGTGCAGCTCGATCACATTTTTCGGCACGTGTTTGCGTGCGAGGCTCCAGATCTGGATGCACGGGTCGTCGTTCAAAAAACACGTCGCCACATCGGTCGTCAGCACCGAGCTGTTGCCCCGCCCGCGACACCAGCTCACTTTCGAAATCGGGCCCGCCGTGTTGATCACGTGATCCGGTTCACGCTGGTGGTCGCTACCGGGTCCCATGTTCCATACTTGAAGCTGTTTGTCGCGGCCGCCGCTGATGAGGTAGTCCAGTTCTGGATGCCAATCGAGAGTGAGCCCCGGCCCTGTGTGTGCGTTGAGCTTTCGCTCGAATGTGGTCGGTCTGCGCAGGTCCCATTTCTGGATCACGCCGGAGTCTGCAAtgctgcaaaaattgcGTGCTATGCGCGGGCTGAACTGCACGCAGCGCACGGCGTCGGAGTTACCACGAATCGTGAGCTGGGCCTTGGTGTTTTTGGTTCGCAGATCCCATATTTTCATCTTGCCGTCTTGTGACCCGGACAGCAGAGTGTGCGGGCTGAGCGGGCTGAAATCGACGGAGTTGACTGCGCGCTGGTGGTCGCTGAACGTGGTGCGCACGCGTGTGCCGCGGTCGAGGTTATAAATGTGAATAGAGCCCGAAAGCGTCGAGATGGCGATGTTTCTGCCGTACTGCTGGTAGCCGAACTTTGCGtcagcgacgaggccgTACTTGTTGCTTCGGGAGCCTGCGTTCGGCAAGACAAGGTCGTACTCTACACTGATCTCGTTTGAGGCGACTTTCACGAGCTGCAGTGCCTTTGGCCCGCCGATCACAAACAGGTTGGGTGTTTCGTTGGACTTGGCGCACGCGAGAATCTCGTTGACGCTGTGCAGTCGCGTTTTGTTGGACTCGGCGTTGTGTTTCGATACAGATGCCGAGGATGGCAGGATTGAGAGCGACGAGGCTGGCACGGCGTGGCtcaccgacgacgacgggCTGGGGCTTGTGTTGGTGGACAGGCCATAGATGTTGAAGGCCATTCGGGAAAACTGTCCGCTCGAGCGCCGGTGGTGGTCCATGACAAACATGGCGCTgggcgagctgctcaatggACGGTCCTGCCCGCGCTCGCCGTGTTTGTCGAGCGACTTTTCCGACTCGTGGGACATAAATAAATGgattattttattttattttatttacaaCACCCGTACATCGCCTGTTTCCACCAAGTCCTTCACCGCGCGGTAGCGTACCACGTAGATGCCGTTTTTAGTGAGCTCGATCTCCTCATCGTCCACCTCGACCACGTTCTCGGCCGTCGCCTGCACGAACACGGGGCGGTCCAGGTCCGGTTCGTCGATCATCGACACACCGCCCCCCGTCTCGTCGATGGCCTGCAACGACTCCGGCAGGTTTTTCATGAACTGCGAGTTGtacagctccagcagcagctccagatgGCGCTCCATGTATGCAAACTCATTGTTGCTAAGTTTGGCGGTTTCTTTGTCGTTTGAGCGGATGTAGAGCGAGTACTTGTCAATTTTCTGGAGTCGCGTTCTGGTGTATGATCTGATGATGAATTGGACGCGGTCAAGCTCGGATTCAATCACCACGAGGCGCAGCTTGATTTCTCTCTCGTGCGTCTGCAGTTCGATCGAGTTCAtctcgatcagctcgatCTGTTTGCGGATACGGATCAGGATGCGATCAATTAATTCCTGTTCGTACGGCAGCAGTTCCGGCACCGTGCGCTCTTTGACCCAGGCGTCCACCAGCAGTCGCACGTCCTCTGCACGGCgttcgtcctcgttgtaGCCCGGTCGCTTCGACGCCTCAAACTCTTTGAGGATGTCGTCGAAATTCATGTGTGATTTATtctattttattttatttgatttatttatttatttattttattttgttttATGGACCGCAGAGCAGCATTGGAAGCCAAGAGGGCCAAGTTGGAAGAGCTGCGACGACAACGGCTGGCACGAGAGGCCCAAATTGCCGGCCCACCGAAACTGGCTTCTCAGAGAAGTTTTGCggatcaagaagaacaaaacAACAAGGAAAATGAGCCAGTTCCACATGCCCCAAAACCCGTTCTGTCAGAGCCGGTCCAGACAGACGTCCAAAATGAGCCCATCCACGCTCACGGTCACATTGACCTCCCCGTCCTACTGGAGAAATCCACGTCCAcagacgacgaagaggtGCACCGACAACTGGAACAGGAGATACGCCAAAAGCTCGAGCATGAGATCCGCAAGCAGCTGCAGCGcgagttcgagctcaaacagcaAGCTCAGATCCATAAACCGGACCTCACGCCTCTCCTGGGGTCGCCGATTCCGCCGCAGAACGAAAACAGGAACAGCATCTatgctgctgccaaagaagaacctGACGTGACCAGCACATTTGTGACGTCACAAAAACTGCTTTTCAACGATACAGTTGCGTCGATGGCCGtcacgtcgatcgactgGTCGCCGCATTATCCTGAACTCATCGCTGCCGCATACACTGGCGCAAACAGACCGTGCTGTATCCTCGTCTGGAACACTCTCACCCTTACACCGGAATTCAGTCTCCAAACGTACACAGACATCGTCGTGGTGAAGTTTGTCAAGTCGCGCTCaaaccagctgcttgccGGCGGCATCGACGGCAGGCTGTACCTGTACGAGTTTGACTCTGCGACCAAATATCCGGTTACATCGACAGCTAGCTCCGGCAAGTACCCCGTGGTGGCCATTTTAGAGACCTCGAATTCGGTGGTGAGCGTTTCGTCCGACGGCGTGGTTTCTGTTCACTCCAAGAACCTCATGACGGCCATTTCTCGCTCCCGGCTCGCGCTGGGCCAGAAATTCCACATCACAGCGTGCTCCATCAAACAGAAccatctgctgctgggcctTTCCACAGGCAAGGTGTACAGAGTCGAGCTGGGGTCGCTGGACGACCCGGCCGCACTGCAGCTGCTCTCTGCAACGACGTATCCACTGCCAGTGGTTTGCATTGACCACAACGCGAAAACGGCCGTTTCATGCGCGTTAGACTACAAAGTGAAGGTTTtcgagaacgacgagcttCACACAATTAACACCTCGAACCTCGTGGCCGATATCAGTCTGGACCGCGAGTCGCAGACGTTTGTCACCGTGGGGCCCGACGGGGCCGTCGAGTTCTGGAATTTGGGCGAAAACAGACACGCGAGTCTCGGCTCCATGAACCTGGGCGTGCCGCTCAACAGGGTAGAATGGAGTCCCGACGGGCGTGTTTTCGCTTGCGCCGCGGCAGATGGCCACGTCTACTTGGAAATTCTGTAGTTAGCACTAATTTATTCGTTACACAGCGAGTCCTGCGCGCGCAGAGATGCCGATCTCGCCAAACAGCCGGTCCTGGCTCAGCTCGACCGAGTCGCCCGTAGCaagcaccagcagctcgaaaaacgTCCGTGTGGCCTCTCTCTTCGGGTTGCGCGACAGCGGCTCGGCCGAGTCCATGTCACGGGCCACCAGCTCGCTGAACGTGGTCGCTGGCTTGTCGGCCAGCAGCGCGCGCAACTCCTCGGCGACTTTCACGGTTGCACGTGACACTGTTTGCGAGTCGCTGACGTTGTTTGTTTGGAATGActcgagctcctcgtcgagctcCGGCAGGTCCTGTGGCGCAGCAGGCTcaaccagctcctcgaacgCCGCATCTTCAGCCCCAACATCGAACGAGGGCAGCTGCAGACTGACTTCATTTTCCGGGGCCTGCTCGACCTGTTCTGTCTCTTCCGTCCGTCTCTTCTTAATAACAGGCATTTCAAGCGCGCCAAACGTCAGACACCGCGGTTTTGCAAGCTCGATCACTTTCTCCAGATCCTCTGCCCGCTCCTCGGCCACCGGCGGCGCAGGGTAGCTGGCCTGGTACTCGCGGATTAGCTCGCCCGGAATCTCGATTTGCTCGTCCATGATCACACGCTTGCGCGACGTGCGCACCACGTCCACGTTCTCAAACACAGGCGCGCGTCTCGTACGCTTGTCGGGAATTGCTTCGATTTGGATTTCTGGCCCCAGCGGGTCGCCATGGCCGGGGGTGGCCggctcgttttcgtcgatctcgagaACAGGCTCGTGGAAGTCCGGCAGTTCGAAGTCCGGCACGTcgttcagctgctgcgACGCgttggcctcgtcgtcggcTCTACCCAATTCGACTGACGCGTCGCGGTCGACGTCCATGGCGTCGCCGAGGTCGAAATCGAGGTTCAGCTCAAGATCGTCCTGGACGCCATCGAGCTCATCGACCTCGGTGCGTCGCGGAACTTCCACCGAACGGTCGAAAGTGGTCGACTCCTCGGGCAGCTGCGTCGGCTGCGTCGATCGCTGAGTGTTGAATATATCGTCGAAATTCAGCGGCTCCTGGTACAACAGGTCGGTCTCGGTGACGGTATCCTGCAACGTGACGGCACGCATCGACGGCAGGACGGTCGACTCGGCCGGTAGGATGACCGACTGCGACGCTCTGAACGACGACTTGAGCTTTAGAATCGCGTCTGTCACGTCGTCTAGCAAATACTTTGCCTTGCGGGAATAGATCCGCACCACTCCGTACAACAATTGGCCCGTCAAACGCAGCGCCAGCGGTTCTGTGGACACACTGCTGCTAGACACAATCGCCCTAGTGCTCTCGGTGATATCTgtgttgagcagctggtgttTGGTGAGTTTCTTCTCGAGGTTCGCTGCCAGCCACACGTAGGCCAGCGGCCCCTCGCGAGAAAGCAGTTGTTCAGAGTAAAACATGCAAAGAAGAGCTATGAGAAATGAGAAATGTTCAGgaatgttttttttccatgcAATTTTGGAACGCGTTGGTCGCGaatgtaaataaaaaattatttcgCGATATTCCAGCCTGGGAGCCAGTTCAGGTAAGCGTAATCCGACGCCCTGCCGGACATCCCCAGACACAATGGACTGAAGTACCAGAACAGGTACCCGACAAGAGCGTAAAGAACACCGTAGACCACATATCTGATCCGCGATGAGCCGGTAACGTACTCTACCACAAACCCAGCCACATACATGGCAAAATACAGAGCAGGCATGTAGTGATGCACGTAGGTGACACGGCCCATCACGATGAACGGCAAATAGTGCAACAGCCAGCCAACAAACGGAACCAGACCACATATCGTGAATTTCCAGAGCTGGTCTGCAGAAACCGCCAGTTGTTGTCGCTgccagagcagcagcagtcgCACCGCCAGGAGCACAAACACGCCCAGACATGCCGTGGAAAACCACGTCGTGAACGGGTGGCTCAGCAGGTAGTACTTGGTCACGTGTGGGCCCCACGAGCACATGCGCAGTCCCACGAGCGCAAACGGCCACTGCCACCAGAACGACGCGATCTCGTCGTGTTTGTGCACGTCGGGCACGAGCGCGTTGTTCGACGCAAGCATGCCGTGCTGCACCATGAAGAAGTCCACCAGAAAGCGCGGGCTCGGATACACGTAGTCGCTTTCAACGGCCAGATCGTCATTCTCGTGCATCTCGACGTTCCACAACGTCGATCTGTCGAACGGCAGCCTTGTGTCCGGACGACATACCACCTCGCCCTGCTTGAAGCCCCACGTCGGGTACGACTCGCCTGTTGTGGCTAGGTAGCAGCCCAGCACTTTGTGGCGCAGCTTGAAGGTTGTGGTGAGCGGGTGCACCGTACTATAAAAATCTGGGCCATTTTCGGTGGCAGCGTAGCTTTTATTTCCAGAGTGCAGTTGCTCGACAATTTCCACCACCCAATCGTCCTTGGCGTCGCCGACAGTCTCATCGCCGTACCCACTCACCTCCCAGTACCTCTCAGAGACGTGTGCATGGATGGCATGCGAGTGGAGGTTGGCCTTGGTGAGCTCGTGCTGCAGCCTGATGGCGTCTCCGTTCTGGATGAACGGGCCGTAATTGCGCTGTGTTCTTGCCGGCCGCACGATAAAGTTGTTGTTTGCGTCCTTGAACCCGTACGTCGTCACCTGGTGCTGCTCGGAGCCGGCAGGATACTTGGACGGGTGTGAATGGAGCAGATTAGGCGACTTGCCTTGAGAACGGATGGTGATCTTTGAATCAATTGCCAAGTTTCGCGGATAGTTCCCCACGTCGGTGTCCTGCATGCTGGCCTGGTACAGTGATGACAGCGAACCGGTTCCAGAGCCCGGTTTGTACAGAAGGCCAAAGTGGatcttgaaaaaaatcaggTACACCAGAAACGGGAGCATAATAAGGCCCACGATTCTGTAAATCCAGCTTTTCGCGTATCTGTGCAATTTGAAGTTTGGGCTCCAAAACTTCAGCCACAGCTCCAGAACAGTGTACAGTCCCACTAAAGCCGTCACAAACAGACCCACCCATTTCACAGAGCACACACAGCCAATGGAGACTCCAGTAATACAGAGCCAGCTAACCCATTGAGTCGAAAACTCTTTGTTTCGCAAATTGTGAAGCTTCGCAAGACAGTACAGCGTAGTGGCCGTAAAAAagagcagcgacgagtccaGCAGAATGAACTTGCTCAGGGAAATGTACGACAGTTCTAAACAGCACATCAACGAGATAAGATACGTTGTCAGCAGCGAATAACCCATTTCTTTGCACGTGAAGTAGCAAACAGGCACCATCAAACTGCCGAACCACGAGCCGTACCATCTGACAAGTGCATAATCAAATGCAACAGGGTATCTGCTCCCGCTCTCGAAATTGAAATTTTCAATAGTTCCATTAAAGCCGGCAAGATACTCGCTAAGTCCGCAAAGCATTTTGCCCAAAGGAGGATGCACGTCATGGTAGTATTCGTGCTTGAGATACTGCGAGCCGAACTTGCCAAAATGCGCCTCGTCCCAGACCACGTTGGGGTTTTTCTCGAGACCATACAATCGAAGATAGGCCCCCAGCATGGTGAGGAGAATAGGCCCAACGACGGACTCCAGCGCCGCCAAGAAGGTCCAAACACTGGTCTTCTGCGCATTGGGTTTGGAATCCTCCAACTCCTCGACAGGCTTGTTGGACACAATCTTTTCCGGAAGCTCTTTTCTTTGTCTCAACATGAAAAAAGATTTAATGTAAAATAAtcatttttatttttcgtaATAAACACTCGTTACACATAAGTGGGCGTACCGTGAAAATCTCATAAATCATCTCTCAAAACTCAAATTCTCCATGCCAATGAATATGTCGTCCATCTTGCTAGTAAGTCCAGTGTTTGTGAACTGAGCCTGTCCAAAAAAGGCTGCATTTCCGCCCAGGGAGGGAAGTCCGCCCCCACGAGCTCCAGACGTGCCACCACTTagctgctggccaagagGTGTCTGGCCGTTGGTCCGCAAAAGGTTCAGAGACGCAGCAGAGGACGAGTGGTGCAGAGTGGACGGGTTTTGATGCTGCAATTGGAAAATGTTTGGCGAAGAGGTGGCGCTCTGCAACTGTTGCGGCTGTGCAAATGTGTTAGGCTGGGTCTGCTGAGTCACAATCCGAGGAGACTGCTGTCTATATCTACCAGCATTCATGGAAAGAGGAGACGCCGTGCTCACAAGGTTGTGCGACTGCGACCGGATCAAAGAAGGTGGGAAGGCCGGTTGCGCGCCTGTTGCCGGGGTCGCGGCCGAAGACAGAGAGGTGCCGGCAACGCCTGTGACCGAGGTGCCCCCCGTGGTCTGGACGCCCAGCTCGGACCTCTTCACCGTAATAAAGCCAGACTCGAAAGATTCAACCAGATTCAAGAACTGGCACAAAACAGATATAACTTTGCGCTGATTGGAGTTCATGGATGCCAAGGGAAAGGCCAGCTCGGAAACACTGGCAGGTAGCGTTGGGTTCTTAAATTCGTCTCTAAAAACAATCAGTTTGGAATAGATTTCTAACGTTTCAGGGTCATTAAAGTCCACGTTGCTCGGTAGGGAAGGAGGCTGGGCACTCAGAGTCACGTAGAGTCTGTCCGGCATGAGTTTGTGTGCAGTGCTAGCGTTGTTGAGAAGCGACATGTTGGTCTGTGCGGGGGTGGACGAGTTCGGCATTGAGCTAATGCTGTAAAGAGACGCCAGCGAGGTGGCGCTGGTGGAGCGGTGCTGTTCCTCCAATTGGCCGcgtttttctcttttctcgCGCTCGATCCGCTCTCGTTCAACCATCGGCaacatttttttgtattcGACTCTGAGCTTTCTACCGCCAATCTCCCGACCATTCAAAACGTTCACCACCATGGACGTCTCCTCGGTTGAGTTGAAATTGGCAAACGCAAGTCCGCGGAAAACTCCGTTATCGAAATGGTAATTAAAGGCATACGGTAATGGCAAGCTCAGCTTGGACATTACATCTAACAACTGTTCTTTCTTGATTGCAAATGGgatgtttttgatcacGATTGCGGTGGGAATAAcatcttcctcgtccttctcgAACTCGTGGGGTTGGTGAGAGTTGTTTGGCGACACAGGAGCCCCAGTGCTCTGTTGTCGTTCCTCGCCCTTGTCGTTGACCGTGgagttgctgctgtttttgttAGTCAGCACACTCAGATTTGTGGTCTGCGACTGCTCGCTCGGCATGGACGACATGTTGAGACTGGACATGTTGATGCTAGGAGCCACCTGAGCCTGCTGTTCTATCCATGGCGTGACGTTCATCATGGTGTTCGTTTGCTGCGGCAGCCAGTTTGGATTGAACGTGCCATGTTGTCCAAAATGCCGACTCTGAGACACGCGGCCAGAAAGAACAGAATTTCCTGTCGTGTTTGCGTTCATCGCTTGCATGGACGCATTTCCTCCGTAGGTGGACGAGGTGCAGCCGGACGCAGACGACATGGACGACATGGACGTATGGCGGTTGTTGTAGTCTGGGGCCGAGACATCCAAAGGTACCTGCTCGTAGGAGGGCGACTGAGACTGGAGAGACATAATGGACGGGGAACAGAACAGGACAAATTTCTGACtatatctttttttttattcgCTGTGCCACTTCTCGGTAGGGTAAGGAAGGCGGGCTAGAATGGCCACCTACGAGACATCTGCGGCGAAAGTGGTTTAGAGGCCAGCAACTTGTCTCAACACTATCAGATGATCACAATTAGCCCTGCCACTGCTTCTTGGCACGCAACCATACCTATTTTAACTCTCCGCCGGTTTTGCTCGTCGACGCGACGCTTGACGAACtttttccaccactttTTCGTATATTAATCATGAGCAGTGTTCCAGGAGGTGCAAAGACATTGGCCAAGAGAAAGGCCACGcaagaaaacaagctcaagcagCAGCTACAGAGCCAGCCAACATCCACACGggctgctggtgctggcggctcgtcgtccaccATGCTGAAGATTTACACCGACGAGTCGCAAGGCTTCAAGATCGATCCGCTCGTCGTGCTTGTTCTGGCCGTTTCCTTCATCTTCTCGGTTGTCCTGTTGCACGTGCTGGCAAAGCTGACCGGCAAGTTCTTCTAATGTTGCTGGCGGGGCgtccaaataaatatactaatatatttttatttacatGACACTCAGT from Ogataea parapolymorpha DL-1 chromosome VI, whole genome shotgun sequence encodes:
- a CDS encoding Dolichyl-phosphate-mannose--protein mannosyltransferase 6; this translates as MLRQRKELPEKIVSNKPVEELEDSKPNAQKTSVWTFLAALESVVGPILLTMLGAYLRLYGLEKNPNVVWDEAHFGKFGSQYLKHEYYHDVHPPLGKMLCGLSEYLAGFNGTIENFNFESGSRYPVAFDYALVRWYGSWFGSLMVPVCYFTCKEMGYSLLTTYLISLMCCLELSYISLSKFILLDSSLLFFTATTLYCLAKLHNLRNKEFSTQWVSWLCITGVSIGCVCSVKWVGLFVTALVGLYTVLELWLKFWSPNFKLHRYAKSWIYRIVGLIMLPFLVYLIFFKIHFGLLYKPGSGTGSLSSLYQASMQDTDVGNYPRNLAIDSKITIRSQGKSPNLLHSHPSKYPAGSEQHQVTTYGFKDANNNFIVRPARTQRNYGPFIQNGDAIRLQHELTKANLHSHAIHAHVSERYWEVSGYGDETVGDAKDDWVVEIVEQLHSGNKSYAATENGPDFYSTVHPLTTTFKLRHKVLGCYLATTGESYPTWGFKQGEVVCRPDTRLPFDRSTLWNVEMHENDDLAVESDYVYPSPRFLVDFFMVQHGMLASNNALVPDVHKHDEIASFWWQWPFALVGLRMCSWGPHVTKYYLLSHPFTTWFSTACLGVFVLLAVRLLLLWQRQQLAVSADQLWKFTICGLVPFVGWLLHYLPFIVMGRVTYVHHYMPALYFAMYVAGFVVEYVTGSSRIRYVVYGVLYALVGYLFWYFSPLCLGMSGRASDYAYLNWLPGWNIAK
- a CDS encoding Subunit of the GINS complex (Sld5p, Psf1p, Psf2p, Psf3p), encoding MNFDDILKEFEASKRPGYNEDERRAEDVRLLVDAWVKERTVPELLPYEQELIDRILIRIRKQIELIEMNSIELQTHEREIKLRLVVIESELDRVQFIIRSYTRTRLQKIDKYSLYIRSNDKETAKLSNNEFAYMERHLELLLELYNSQFMKNLPESLQAIDETGGGVSMIDEPDLDRPVFVQATAENVVEVDDEEIELTKNGIYVVRYRAVKDLVETGDVRVL
- a CDS encoding Protein transport protein Sec61 subunit beta, which encodes MSSVPGGAKTLAKRKATQENKLKQQLQSQPTSTRAAGAGGSSSTMLKIYTDESQGFKIDPLVVLVLAVSFIFSVVLLHVLAKLTGKFF
- a CDS encoding Cohesin subunit rad21, with translation MFYSEQLLSREGPLAYVWLAANLEKKLTKHQLLNTDITESTRAIVSSSSVSTEPLALRLTGQLLYGVVRIYSRKAKYLLDDVTDAILKLKSSFRASQSVILPAESTVLPSMRAVTLQDTVTETDLLYQEPLNFDDIFNTQRSTQPTQLPEESTTFDRSVEVPRRTEVDELDGVQDDLELNLDFDLGDAMDVDRDASVELGRADDEANASQQLNDVPDFELPDFHEPVLEIDENEPATPGHGDPLGPEIQIEAIPDKRTRRAPVFENVDVVRTSRKRVIMDEQIEIPGELIREYQASYPAPPVAEERAEDLEKVIELAKPRCLTFGALEMPVIKKRRTEETEQVEQAPENEVSLQLPSFDVGAEDAAFEELVEPAAPQDLPELDEELESFQTNNVSDSQTVSRATVKVAEELRALLADKPATTFSELVARDMDSAEPLSRNPKREATRTFFELLVLATGDSVELSQDRLFGEIGISARAGLAV
- a CDS encoding RNA-binding protein PIN4 → MSLQSQSPSYEQVPLDVSAPDYNNRHTSMSSMSSASGCTSSTYGGNASMQAMNANTTGNSVLSGRVSQSRHFGQHGTFNPNWLPQQTNTMMNVTPWIEQQAQVAPSINMSSLNMSSMPSEQSQTTNLSVLTNKNSSNSTVNDKGEERQQSTGAPVSPNNSHQPHEFEKDEEDVIPTAIVIKNIPFAIKKEQLLDVMSKLSLPLPYAFNYHFDNGVFRGLAFANFNSTEETSMVVNVLNGREIGGRKLRVEYKKMLPMVERERIEREKREKRGQLEEQHRSTSATSLASLYSISSMPNSSTPAQTNMSLLNNASTAHKLMPDRLYVTLSAQPPSLPSNVDFNDPETLEIYSKLIVFRDEFKNPTLPASVSELAFPLASMNSNQRKVISVLCQFLNLVESFESGFITVKRSELGVQTTGGTSVTGVAGTSLSSAATPATGAQPAFPPSLIRSQSHNLVSTASPLSMNAGRYRQQSPRIVTQQTQPNTFAQPQQLQSATSSPNIFQLQHQNPSTLHHSSSAASLNLLRTNGQTPLGQQLSGGTSGARGGGLPSLGGNAAFFGQAQFTNTGLTSKMDDIFIGMENLSFER